A genomic region of Nitrospira sp. contains the following coding sequences:
- a CDS encoding PHP domain-containing protein, with product MSRLDLHLHTTHSDGSCTPTEVVNMAHQAGVTALAITDHDIMTGVPEAMTAGQQCGIEIIPGVEISSFTGNSELHVLGYFLDQQDPDLLARLKTLRDGRHRRNPQIIERLQTLGIDITYDEVRALAGSDSVGRPHIARALMDKHVVASAKEAFDRFLAEGKPAYVPRELPSPAEAICWIKAARGLAVLAHPTWVKVAGQPLVDLVRQLKADGLDGVEVYYSTHAARQTREYLSLAQQLGLLVTGGSDFHGLTKPDIEVGIGKGTLHIPASLLPKMKEAAGRL from the coding sequence ATGAGCCGCCTGGACCTTCATCTGCATACCACCCACTCTGACGGAAGTTGTACGCCCACTGAGGTGGTCAACATGGCGCACCAAGCAGGGGTGACGGCCTTGGCGATCACCGATCACGACATCATGACGGGTGTCCCTGAGGCCATGACAGCCGGACAACAGTGTGGAATCGAGATCATACCTGGGGTGGAAATCAGCTCGTTTACCGGCAACTCTGAGTTGCACGTCCTGGGGTACTTTCTTGATCAGCAGGATCCTGACCTGCTTGCTCGCCTGAAGACTCTGCGGGACGGGCGTCACCGCCGAAATCCACAGATCATCGAACGTCTGCAGACCCTCGGAATCGACATTACGTACGATGAAGTCCGCGCACTCGCCGGCAGCGATTCGGTTGGTAGACCGCACATTGCCCGTGCCTTAATGGACAAACACGTCGTTGCGTCTGCCAAAGAAGCCTTTGATCGCTTTCTTGCTGAGGGTAAACCGGCCTACGTTCCTCGGGAACTCCCGAGCCCTGCCGAAGCCATTTGCTGGATCAAGGCAGCTCGAGGGCTTGCCGTTCTGGCTCACCCGACATGGGTCAAAGTTGCGGGGCAACCGCTGGTTGATCTGGTTAGACAGCTCAAAGCCGACGGGCTCGACGGTGTAGAGGTCTACTATAGCACACATGCCGCGCGACAGACTCGAGAATACCTTAGCCTAGCCCAACAACTCGGCCTCTTAGTCACTGGCGGAAGCGACTTTCATGGCCTCACAAAACCCGACATCGAAGTCGGCATCGGGAAGGGCACACTACACATTCCAGCCTCACTGCTTCCCAAGATGAAGGAAGCCGCTGGACGACTCTAG
- the zwf gene encoding glucose-6-phosphate dehydrogenase, producing MTHANGQRIDIHPTQEPLPPVEPCTLVIFGGSGDLARRRLIPAVYNLLLDGLLPSNYVVIGLGRTPMSDEEFRASVRDGVVKHSRQALIEDTWNAFSQHLFYLAGGNDDAQTYVRLKERAEELERRFQLPGNRIFYLSIPPSSFTDVCEGLSRSGLAGTPGARSPYTRIIVEKPVGRDLASAQAINEVTGRVFDESQIFRIDHYLGKETVQNLMVVRFANSIFEPIWNHKYVDHVQITVSEAEGVGTRATYYEEAGALRDMIQNHLLQLLCLVAMEPPYSLDPDVVRNAKMEVLRCLRPITTKDVDECTVRAQYTEGTVHGTPVPGYRREKGVQPNSTTETYVAIKCFVENWRWSGVPFYLRTGKALPLRASEVAVQFKDIPQILFNANAQNPQAPNVLTLKIQPEEGLSLRIVSRVPGTRAQTHPVEMNFKYGEVFGRPSPEAYERLLLDVMAGDASRFMRRDAVEASWAWITQILEAWDKSGQRWLPEYQAGTWGPVEADRLIQNDGRTWRVL from the coding sequence ATGACTCACGCGAATGGTCAACGAATCGATATCCACCCCACGCAGGAACCACTGCCGCCAGTCGAGCCTTGTACCCTGGTCATTTTCGGAGGTTCAGGTGACTTGGCTCGTCGGCGTTTGATCCCGGCAGTCTACAACCTGCTTCTCGATGGTTTGTTGCCGTCGAATTATGTTGTGATCGGCCTGGGTCGTACCCCCATGAGCGATGAAGAGTTCCGAGCCAGCGTCCGCGATGGCGTCGTCAAACATTCCCGACAGGCTCTCATCGAAGATACGTGGAATGCCTTTTCCCAACACCTGTTTTACTTGGCGGGAGGTAACGACGACGCACAGACCTATGTGCGCCTGAAAGAACGGGCCGAAGAACTCGAGCGTAGGTTCCAACTGCCCGGGAACCGCATTTTCTATCTCAGCATTCCCCCCAGTTCCTTCACGGATGTCTGTGAGGGATTGTCCCGTTCTGGACTGGCAGGAACTCCTGGAGCTCGCTCGCCCTATACACGCATCATCGTGGAAAAGCCGGTCGGGCGCGATCTGGCCTCCGCACAGGCCATCAACGAAGTCACCGGCCGTGTCTTTGACGAGTCGCAGATCTTCCGAATCGATCATTATCTCGGGAAAGAGACCGTTCAAAATCTCATGGTCGTGCGCTTCGCCAACAGCATTTTTGAACCAATCTGGAATCACAAGTACGTCGACCACGTCCAAATCACAGTAAGTGAAGCGGAAGGCGTGGGAACTCGTGCCACCTACTATGAAGAAGCCGGCGCACTCCGTGACATGATCCAGAACCATCTGCTGCAATTGCTCTGTTTAGTCGCCATGGAGCCACCCTACTCCTTGGACCCGGACGTGGTCCGGAACGCCAAGATGGAGGTGCTCCGCTGCTTGAGGCCCATCACGACCAAAGATGTGGACGAGTGCACCGTGCGGGCTCAATACACAGAGGGAACGGTACACGGCACACCAGTTCCCGGCTATCGCCGCGAAAAGGGTGTGCAGCCCAATTCCACCACTGAAACCTACGTAGCCATCAAATGCTTCGTCGAGAACTGGCGGTGGTCCGGAGTCCCCTTCTACCTGAGAACAGGTAAAGCATTGCCTCTCCGTGCCAGTGAAGTCGCCGTCCAATTCAAAGATATTCCGCAGATCCTCTTCAACGCCAATGCTCAGAATCCTCAAGCCCCGAATGTCCTCACACTGAAGATTCAACCCGAAGAAGGACTCTCGCTCCGCATCGTCTCACGCGTGCCGGGTACCCGTGCGCAGACCCATCCCGTGGAAATGAACTTCAAGTATGGAGAAGTATTTGGACGGCCATCTCCAGAGGCCTACGAGCGCCTCCTACTCGATGTGATGGCTGGAGATGCCTCTCGTTTCATGCGGCGCGATGCTGTGGAAGCATCCTGGGCCTGGATCACCCAGATTCTCGAAGCCTGGGACAAGTCTGGACAACGGTGGCTCCCCGAGTATCAAGCCGGTACATGGGGACCGGTGGAAGCTGATCGATTGATCCAAAATGACGGTCGGACCTGGCGAGTGCTATAG
- a CDS encoding HD domain-containing protein has translation MKEGQSQSLQTPASQDHSQPLLTHEKSLSRKIGQGSEAGDILDQQLVILGFQLITQLNTLIKTSKIHGRANAALDKPVETMLTLIETLAHDQAVTLWVQDDFLFLGENHLKVTAQQMLVVSSVLDALKKWKIGGLTFSSSASSKDLREFAHLFVTLDPATKSIEDFRQELLTLAVAGIELKDPRVLNLREDLPENRNSKAQHKVRSKTAYGKAADAVGSLTQSSRDGKALSFKQAKRAIQNIVDLMMQDESIMLGLTTLRCHDQYTHNHSVNVSLLSIALANRAGYPKIELADLGLAALFHDMGKSTIPLEVLNKPGEFTEDEWMMMRNHPTEGVLSLTQLRGITNLPTRMAAASFEHHMNLDYSGYPKLKTPWKLSLTGRILTIADCYDAMTSSRVYRREPMSPSKVLNMMLGKSGKSFDATLLKLFVNCVGIIPIGSLVVLDSDAFAVVLKPAADITESERPIVKVITDAQGTPIDNGPELDLTEKDDTGEYRHSIIRLVDNTEHKFDTSRYFV, from the coding sequence GTGAAAGAAGGCCAGTCACAGTCTCTGCAAACCCCGGCCAGCCAAGATCATAGCCAGCCACTCCTGACACATGAAAAGTCGTTGTCGCGGAAGATCGGCCAAGGGTCAGAAGCCGGAGACATCCTCGACCAACAGTTGGTGATACTGGGATTCCAGCTCATCACACAATTAAATACACTGATCAAAACGTCAAAAATTCATGGCCGCGCCAACGCCGCTCTCGACAAACCCGTTGAAACGATGTTGACCCTCATTGAAACCCTCGCCCACGACCAAGCGGTCACCTTATGGGTACAGGACGATTTCCTCTTCCTCGGCGAGAACCATCTGAAAGTGACGGCCCAACAAATGCTGGTCGTCTCAAGCGTTCTTGATGCCTTGAAAAAGTGGAAGATCGGCGGCCTAACATTTTCCTCTTCGGCCTCCTCCAAAGACCTTCGAGAGTTCGCCCACCTCTTCGTCACTCTAGACCCGGCCACAAAATCAATCGAGGACTTCCGACAGGAATTGCTCACCCTGGCCGTGGCCGGCATCGAACTGAAAGACCCTCGAGTACTCAACCTACGAGAAGATCTTCCAGAAAACAGAAATTCGAAAGCTCAACACAAAGTACGCTCAAAAACTGCGTATGGCAAAGCCGCCGATGCGGTCGGCAGTCTGACGCAGTCGTCTCGCGATGGCAAAGCTTTGAGCTTTAAGCAGGCAAAACGTGCCATTCAAAATATCGTCGACCTGATGATGCAGGACGAGTCAATCATGCTGGGCCTTACCACGCTTCGCTGCCACGATCAATATACCCATAACCACTCTGTCAACGTCTCGCTCCTTTCCATTGCGCTTGCAAACAGAGCCGGCTATCCGAAAATCGAGCTCGCTGATCTCGGCTTAGCTGCGTTGTTTCACGACATGGGAAAATCAACCATTCCCCTGGAAGTCTTGAATAAACCAGGTGAGTTTACGGAAGACGAGTGGATGATGATGCGCAACCACCCCACGGAAGGAGTCTTGAGCCTCACGCAGTTACGCGGCATCACCAATCTTCCAACCCGCATGGCCGCAGCATCCTTCGAACACCACATGAACTTGGACTATTCCGGCTATCCCAAATTAAAGACACCGTGGAAACTCTCCCTGACGGGGCGCATTCTGACGATCGCCGATTGTTACGATGCCATGACATCGTCCCGTGTCTACCGCCGAGAACCGATGTCTCCCTCAAAAGTACTCAATATGATGCTTGGGAAATCTGGGAAAAGTTTTGACGCGACCTTGCTCAAACTGTTCGTCAACTGCGTGGGAATCATTCCGATCGGAAGCCTGGTCGTCCTCGATTCCGACGCATTCGCCGTCGTACTCAAACCTGCCGCCGATATCACCGAGAGCGAACGGCCGATCGTCAAGGTCATCACCGATGCGCAAGGCACTCCCATCGACAACGGACCCGAGTTGGATTTGACCGAGAAGGACGACACCGGCGAGTACCGCCATAGCATCATTCGATTGGTCGACAACACGGAGCACAAATTCGACACCAGTCGGTACTTCGTCTAA
- the folB gene encoding dihydroneopterin aldolase, translated as MHNMSGHVVIERLEFRSRCGVTPEERARPQPLALDLELDCRLEAAGLSDDLVHTIDYAKVAQRVVDIGTAQESQLLETLAERLMAALFDEFPIDHIKLWLRKLHPPISNVTRSVGISIERTRFTQHILRADPPPTRFLVQQLQRLPKGRVLDVASGSGRHALFLASLGYQVDAVDRDEQALARLSSSARIRHLTGISSRVLDLEQQPLQEPHLGHEAYDAIVVFFYLHRPLFPSLIDALKPGGMLLYETFTLENHVQRQHPKRREFCLTHSELLRLTSGLRILHYDEGLHEGTSESESVYTAQLVAQKSFTPEPST; from the coding sequence ATGCACAACATGAGTGGACATGTCGTCATCGAACGATTGGAGTTCCGCAGCCGCTGCGGCGTAACGCCTGAGGAACGCGCGCGCCCACAACCCCTCGCGCTCGATTTGGAATTGGACTGTCGACTGGAAGCAGCAGGATTATCCGACGATCTTGTTCACACGATCGACTACGCGAAAGTGGCGCAGCGAGTCGTCGACATCGGGACCGCTCAGGAGTCACAGCTGCTGGAAACTCTGGCGGAACGACTAATGGCAGCCCTGTTTGATGAATTCCCGATCGATCATATCAAGTTGTGGCTGAGGAAGCTGCATCCTCCGATCTCCAACGTGACCCGTTCTGTCGGGATCAGCATTGAACGTACACGGTTCACACAGCACATCCTGCGAGCAGATCCACCACCAACCCGGTTTCTCGTCCAGCAACTTCAACGGCTTCCCAAAGGCAGAGTCCTCGATGTGGCCTCCGGCAGCGGGCGTCACGCACTATTCCTCGCCTCGCTGGGCTACCAGGTCGACGCGGTCGATCGCGATGAACAGGCCCTCGCACGCCTTTCGTCTAGCGCACGAATACGACACCTCACCGGTATCAGTTCGCGAGTGCTCGATCTGGAGCAACAACCGCTGCAAGAGCCGCATCTCGGACACGAAGCGTACGATGCCATTGTCGTCTTCTTTTACCTACACCGCCCCCTCTTCCCCTCTCTCATTGACGCGCTCAAGCCCGGCGGGATGTTGCTGTATGAAACTTTCACACTCGAAAACCACGTCCAGCGCCAGCATCCAAAACGTCGAGAGTTTTGCCTTACACATAGTGAACTCCTACGCCTCACATCCGGCCTCCGCATTCTCCATTATGACGAAGGGCTCCACGAAGGAACGAGCGAGTCGGAATCCGTCTACACCGCCCAACTTGTTGCGCAGAAATCCTTTACTCCAGAGCCATCGACATGA
- a CDS encoding thioredoxin, which produces MSSMLQAVTDRGFDRVVEASRVPVLVEFWKPGCGHCRALMKELEQLQQEWGEQVLILTMNVDEEFQLPAELEVSSLPALALYQNGEFVKFIGGLGKKDEIAKQIQIVLGR; this is translated from the coding sequence ATGAGTTCCATGCTCCAAGCCGTCACTGATCGAGGGTTTGATCGGGTGGTTGAGGCAAGCCGAGTGCCTGTTTTAGTGGAATTCTGGAAACCCGGGTGTGGCCATTGCCGAGCTTTGATGAAGGAATTGGAACAGTTGCAGCAGGAATGGGGCGAACAGGTACTCATCCTGACAATGAATGTCGATGAGGAGTTTCAGCTCCCCGCCGAGCTGGAAGTCTCCTCGCTTCCTGCCCTGGCGTTGTATCAAAATGGCGAGTTCGTGAAATTTATCGGAGGGCTTGGAAAGAAGGATGAGATTGCGAAACAAATCCAAATTGTGTTGGGTCGATGA